The following proteins are co-located in the Streptomyces sp. NBC_00435 genome:
- a CDS encoding L,D-transpeptidase, with translation MAAVVAWAGLLGGLAGCTADGGSPIEIQLPGKPRSPDEAIRITPDDNAKGVPAEGPLTVTVPEGRLERVVVTKVEDAQEEKVPGAIAVDGLSWSPDPEGGRLALAAKYTVDAVALDGHNRRQARHTTFTTYVPEERFIGYFKPENRSTVGTGMIISFNFSQSIERRADVERAITITSDPAVEVAGHWFGKERLDFRPKAYWKPGTEVTVRMNLRDLEGAPGAYGIQDKTLRFTVGRSQVSTVDAAAHTMEVRRDGELLSTVPITAGAPKNTTYNGKMVVMELFDVTRMNGQTVGFGGEYDIPDVPHAMRLTRSGTFLHGNYWASPDTFGSTNASHGCIGLRDNKGGGSDTPAGWFFDRTLVGDVVEVVNSQDKTVAADNGLGGWNLSWPAWIAGSAIG, from the coding sequence TTGGCCGCCGTCGTGGCATGGGCGGGCCTCCTCGGAGGCCTGGCCGGATGCACCGCGGACGGCGGCTCCCCGATCGAGATCCAGCTGCCCGGGAAACCCCGGTCACCGGACGAGGCGATCAGGATCACCCCCGACGACAACGCCAAGGGGGTACCGGCCGAGGGCCCGCTGACGGTCACCGTGCCCGAGGGGCGCCTGGAGCGGGTCGTGGTCACCAAGGTGGAGGATGCCCAGGAGGAGAAGGTGCCCGGCGCCATCGCCGTCGACGGGCTCAGCTGGAGCCCCGACCCGGAGGGGGGCCGGCTCGCGCTCGCGGCCAAGTACACCGTCGACGCGGTCGCGCTCGACGGGCACAACCGCCGCCAGGCCCGGCACACCACTTTCACCACCTACGTTCCCGAGGAGCGGTTCATCGGCTACTTCAAGCCCGAGAACCGCTCCACCGTCGGCACCGGCATGATCATCTCCTTCAACTTCAGCCAGTCCATCGAACGGCGCGCCGATGTGGAGCGGGCCATCACGATCACCTCCGACCCGGCCGTGGAGGTGGCGGGCCACTGGTTCGGCAAGGAACGCCTCGACTTCCGGCCCAAGGCGTACTGGAAGCCCGGCACCGAGGTCACGGTCAGGATGAACCTGCGGGACCTCGAGGGCGCCCCCGGCGCCTACGGCATCCAGGACAAGACCCTGCGCTTCACCGTCGGCCGCTCCCAGGTCTCCACCGTCGACGCGGCCGCGCACACCATGGAGGTCCGGCGCGACGGCGAGCTGCTGTCCACCGTGCCGATCACCGCCGGGGCGCCCAAGAACACCACCTACAACGGCAAGATGGTGGTGATGGAGCTCTTCGACGTCACCCGCATGAACGGGCAGACCGTCGGCTTCGGCGGCGAGTACGACATCCCCGACGTCCCGCACGCCATGCGCCTCACCCGCTCCGGGACCTTCCTGCACGGCAACTACTGGGCCAGCCCCGACACCTTCGGGTCCACCAACGCCAGCCACGGCTGCATCGGGCTGCGCGACAACAAGGGGGGCGGCTCGGACACCCCGGCCGGCTGGTTCTTCGACCGGACCCTGGTCGGGGACGTGGTCGAGGTCGTGAACTCGCAGGACAAGACGGTCGCCGCGGACAACGGGCTGGGCGGCTGGAACCTGTCCTGGCCGGCCTGGATCGCGGGCTCCGCCATCGGTTGA
- a CDS encoding YncE family protein, protein MTTTRLPRKATVLLAGLVLAALTGCGAADKGPAEALGTKGPAVPAKAVPAAPPGLAGMPPLLDPNDVYAADRPNKLSPVVKDFPSRVYVPNTNSNTVSVIDPVTYKVIDTIPVGVQPQHVVPSWDMKTLWVNNNRGHTLTPINPATGEAGKPVEVHDPYNLYFTPNGKYAVVMASMDKELVFRDPHTMERVKTVPVTCFGVNHADFSADGRYFIVSCEFSGELLKVDTERMEVVGQQKLPFEGAMPQDVKVSPDGKTFYVADMMAHGMWVLSGDKFDTPKLLPTGKGCHGLYVSRDSKEMYISNRGEGSVSVYDFTENKLTKKWELPEGGSPDMGGVSADGKVLWLSGRYNSEVYAIDTVTGKQIAKVAVGGGPHGLAVYPQPGRYSLGHTGIFR, encoded by the coding sequence ATGACGACCACCCGCCTTCCCCGGAAGGCCACCGTGCTGCTGGCCGGTCTGGTCCTCGCCGCCCTGACCGGCTGCGGAGCGGCCGACAAGGGACCCGCCGAGGCACTCGGCACGAAGGGGCCCGCCGTGCCCGCCAAGGCCGTACCGGCCGCGCCGCCGGGCCTGGCCGGAATGCCGCCGCTCCTCGATCCGAACGACGTGTACGCCGCGGACCGGCCCAACAAACTCTCCCCGGTGGTCAAGGACTTCCCGTCCCGGGTCTACGTGCCGAACACCAACTCCAACACGGTGTCCGTCATCGACCCGGTGACGTACAAGGTCATCGACACCATCCCCGTCGGCGTCCAGCCCCAGCACGTGGTCCCCTCCTGGGACATGAAGACCCTCTGGGTCAACAACAACCGGGGCCACACGCTCACCCCGATCAACCCGGCCACCGGCGAGGCCGGCAAGCCCGTCGAGGTGCACGACCCCTACAACCTGTACTTCACGCCCAACGGCAAGTACGCGGTGGTCATGGCGTCGATGGACAAGGAACTCGTCTTCCGTGATCCGCACACCATGGAGCGCGTGAAAACCGTCCCCGTGACCTGTTTCGGGGTCAATCACGCGGACTTCTCCGCCGACGGCCGCTACTTCATCGTGAGCTGCGAGTTCTCCGGTGAACTGCTCAAGGTGGACACTGAGCGGATGGAGGTCGTCGGCCAGCAGAAACTGCCGTTCGAGGGCGCGATGCCGCAGGACGTCAAGGTCTCGCCGGACGGAAAGACCTTCTACGTCGCGGACATGATGGCGCACGGCATGTGGGTGCTCAGCGGCGACAAGTTCGACACCCCCAAGCTGCTGCCGACCGGCAAGGGCTGCCACGGCCTGTACGTCAGCCGTGACTCCAAGGAGATGTACATCTCCAACCGGGGCGAAGGGTCCGTCTCCGTCTACGACTTCACGGAGAACAAACTGACGAAGAAGTGGGAGCTGCCCGAAGGCGGCAGCCCCGACATGGGCGGCGTCTCCGCCGACGGCAAGGTCCTGTGGCTCTCGGGCCGCTACAACTCCGAGGTCTACGCGATCGACACCGTCACCGGCAAGCAGATCGCCAAGGTCGCGGTGGGCGGCGGCCCGCACGGCCTCGCCGTCTACCCGCAGCCCGGCCGCTACTCGCTCGGCCACACCGGCATCTTCCGGTAG
- a CDS encoding enoyl-CoA hydratase/isomerase family protein, whose amino-acid sequence MTISLEVSEGVGVIRLDRPPMNALDIATQDRLRELAVEATDRADVRTVVIYGGEKVFAAGADIKEMQTMDHAAMVARSRGLQDAFTAVARIPKPVVAAVTGYALGGGCELALCADYRIAADNAKLGQPEILLGLIPGAGGTQRLSRLIGPSKAKDLIFTGRMVKADEALALGLVDRVVPAAEVYEQAHAWAAKLAQGPALALRAAKECVDAGLEADIDTGLTIERGWFAGLFATEDRERGMRSFVEEGPGKAKFL is encoded by the coding sequence ATGACCATCTCTCTCGAAGTCTCCGAAGGCGTCGGCGTCATCCGCCTGGACCGGCCGCCCATGAACGCCCTGGACATCGCCACCCAGGACCGGCTGCGCGAGCTCGCGGTGGAGGCGACCGACCGGGCCGATGTCCGTACGGTCGTCATCTACGGTGGCGAGAAGGTGTTCGCGGCCGGCGCGGACATCAAGGAGATGCAGACCATGGACCACGCGGCCATGGTGGCCCGGTCGCGCGGACTGCAGGACGCCTTCACGGCGGTGGCCCGGATCCCCAAGCCCGTCGTCGCGGCCGTCACCGGCTACGCCCTGGGCGGCGGCTGCGAGCTGGCACTGTGCGCGGACTACCGGATCGCCGCCGACAACGCCAAGCTCGGCCAGCCCGAGATCCTGCTGGGTCTGATCCCCGGCGCGGGCGGCACCCAGCGGCTGTCCCGGCTGATCGGCCCCTCCAAGGCCAAGGACCTCATCTTCACCGGCCGCATGGTCAAGGCCGACGAGGCGCTGGCCCTCGGCCTCGTGGACCGGGTCGTACCGGCGGCGGAGGTGTACGAGCAGGCGCACGCCTGGGCCGCGAAGCTGGCGCAGGGCCCGGCCCTCGCGCTGCGCGCCGCCAAGGAGTGCGTGGATGCGGGGCTGGAGGCCGACATCGACACCGGTCTGACCATCGAACGGGGCTGGTTCGCGGGCCTGTTCGCCACCGAGGACCGCGAGCGCGGGATGCGCAGCTTCGTCGAGGAGGGGCCGGGCAAGGCCAAGTTCCTGTAG
- a CDS encoding ATP-binding protein: MAGLEGVEQPRQRSSASAVRLTAALEDEQGLKALELYGNPAEAEVTLPSMPESASTARRLTQCVIVRLWGLSPQIAEHTVLLVSELVGNAVRHTGARSFGLRMLRRRGWIRVEVRDPSRGLPCLMPVHEMDTTGRGLFLVDKLSDRWGADLLPRGKITWFEMRVADR, from the coding sequence ATGGCGGGTCTGGAGGGTGTGGAACAGCCGCGGCAGCGCAGCAGCGCTTCCGCCGTACGGCTCACGGCGGCCCTTGAGGACGAACAGGGCCTCAAGGCGCTGGAGTTGTACGGGAACCCGGCCGAGGCGGAAGTGACGCTGCCGTCCATGCCGGAGTCGGCGAGCACTGCCCGCCGGCTCACCCAGTGCGTGATCGTACGCCTCTGGGGACTGTCGCCGCAGATCGCCGAGCACACGGTGCTGCTGGTCTCGGAGCTCGTCGGCAACGCCGTCCGCCACACCGGTGCCCGATCCTTCGGTTTACGGATGCTCAGGCGGCGCGGCTGGATCCGGGTCGAGGTGCGTGACCCCTCGCGCGGGCTGCCCTGCCTGATGCCGGTCCACGAGATGGACACCACCGGGCGGGGGCTGTTCCTCGTCGACAAGCTCTCGGACCGCTGGGGCGCGGACCTGCTGCCGCGCGGGAAGATCACCTGGTTCGAGATGCGGGTGGCGGACCGCTGA
- a CDS encoding tRNA-dependent cyclodipeptide synthase, whose translation MTITADASFEVLPFTRTCRHIWEDGDHVLIGVSPGNSYFSSERISSLARWATTRFAQVDFVYADLHVDRMFAAFGYTQEHAEKRATKEIKAVRRRILKGVEESGPPHAEIRVRALSEFQTNPVYQLLHRRVLHFLETDDEFRKGCEEMALHFVGSKLPEGESITDAQLQACFDYMAAELPFFVDTPSILDVPSSVAAYHVKMPMTDVLFARGGGLRATRNQAYAVVRPEVAEMTQSEPNHPNVNVNTHTNTAPIEGTVDERRAA comes from the coding sequence GTGACGATCACAGCTGACGCATCATTCGAAGTTCTGCCCTTCACCCGCACTTGCCGCCACATCTGGGAAGACGGCGACCATGTGCTCATCGGAGTGAGTCCTGGAAACAGCTACTTCAGCTCCGAGCGCATCTCAAGCCTCGCCCGATGGGCTACGACCCGCTTCGCGCAGGTCGACTTCGTCTACGCAGACCTCCACGTGGACCGGATGTTCGCCGCCTTCGGCTACACCCAGGAACATGCGGAGAAGCGTGCCACGAAGGAAATCAAGGCGGTCCGGCGACGGATTCTCAAGGGCGTGGAGGAATCAGGGCCTCCGCACGCCGAGATCCGAGTGAGGGCACTTTCGGAATTCCAGACGAACCCCGTCTACCAACTTCTGCACAGGCGCGTACTCCATTTCCTGGAGACCGATGACGAATTCCGCAAGGGCTGCGAGGAAATGGCCTTGCACTTTGTCGGCTCCAAGTTGCCGGAGGGTGAATCCATCACCGACGCACAGTTGCAGGCGTGTTTCGATTACATGGCGGCGGAGCTGCCGTTCTTCGTGGACACCCCGAGCATTCTCGACGTGCCGTCCTCCGTGGCGGCCTACCACGTCAAGATGCCGATGACCGATGTCCTCTTCGCGCGCGGTGGGGGACTGCGCGCGACCAGGAACCAGGCCTATGCCGTCGTAAGGCCCGAGGTGGCCGAAATGACTCAGAGCGAACCGAACCACCCGAACGTGAACGTGAACACGCACACGAACACCGCACCAATCGAAGGGACCGTCGATGAGCGTCGAGCAGCTTGA
- a CDS encoding cytochrome P450, with protein MSVEQLEGTGRTDEALLDFPLSRRGDVLPEECTWLREKAPVAKVRTLTGDPAWLVSSYALAKQVLEDERFSLKDTANAGVPRQYALTIPPEVVNNMGNINSAGLRNAVMKALNPRQKGLQDWLRAKAGELIDQLLAEGGPADLRAAFADPFSAAMHCQVLGVPFEDWRRLMSGLDVAFMTAREPFADSALNWYKDVGYFEGQLKAQLALPAEERTGLLGKFAELKEADPESAHLTDDMFATVAVSLFGAGAVSTSAFLTLAVLALLQKPELIGYLREHPERMGKAVDELLRWNLSVGDGLPRIAMADIQVGDVLVREGELVLVLLEGANFDPEAFEHPDELDLEREGSNANLAFGAGRHFCPASALGRAHAEIALEVLVERLPGLRLAVPAENLVWRTGFIKRLPERLPVAW; from the coding sequence ATGAGCGTCGAGCAGCTTGAGGGAACCGGGCGGACCGATGAGGCCCTCCTCGACTTCCCGCTCTCGCGGCGCGGTGACGTGCTCCCCGAGGAGTGCACCTGGCTGCGCGAGAAGGCGCCGGTCGCGAAGGTCCGTACCCTCACCGGGGACCCGGCCTGGCTGGTGAGCAGCTACGCGCTGGCCAAGCAGGTGCTGGAGGACGAGCGCTTCAGCCTCAAGGACACGGCGAACGCCGGGGTCCCCCGCCAGTACGCGCTGACGATCCCGCCCGAAGTCGTCAACAACATGGGCAACATCAACAGCGCCGGACTGCGCAACGCGGTCATGAAGGCGCTCAACCCGCGCCAGAAGGGTCTGCAGGACTGGCTGCGCGCGAAGGCCGGCGAGCTCATCGACCAGCTCCTGGCCGAGGGCGGGCCCGCGGACCTGCGGGCCGCCTTCGCCGATCCCTTCTCGGCGGCCATGCACTGCCAGGTGCTGGGCGTGCCGTTCGAGGACTGGCGGCGGCTGATGTCGGGGCTGGACGTCGCGTTCATGACCGCGCGCGAGCCGTTCGCCGACTCGGCGCTCAACTGGTACAAGGACGTCGGTTACTTCGAGGGACAGCTGAAGGCGCAGCTCGCGCTCCCCGCCGAGGAGCGTACGGGGCTCCTCGGCAAGTTCGCCGAGCTGAAGGAGGCGGACCCGGAGTCGGCGCACCTGACCGACGACATGTTCGCCACCGTCGCCGTGTCGCTGTTCGGCGCCGGCGCGGTCTCCACGTCCGCGTTCCTGACCCTCGCGGTCCTGGCGCTGCTGCAGAAGCCCGAGCTCATCGGGTACCTGCGGGAGCACCCGGAGCGCATGGGCAAGGCCGTGGACGAACTGCTGCGCTGGAACCTGTCCGTCGGTGACGGACTGCCGCGCATCGCGATGGCGGACATCCAGGTCGGGGACGTGCTGGTCAGGGAGGGCGAGCTTGTTCTCGTCCTGCTGGAGGGCGCCAACTTCGACCCGGAGGCCTTCGAGCACCCCGACGAGCTGGACCTGGAGCGCGAGGGCTCAAACGCCAACCTCGCCTTCGGCGCCGGCCGGCACTTCTGCCCGGCTTCCGCGCTGGGCCGGGCCCACGCCGAGATCGCGCTGGAGGTGCTGGTCGAGCGGCTGCCCGGGCTGCGCCTCGCGGTGCCGGCGGAGAATCTCGTCTGGCGGACCGGCTTCATCAAGCGGCTTCCGGAGCGGTTGCCCGTCGCCTGGTGA
- a CDS encoding choice-of-anchor A family protein produces MSARNWTLGVAIGAVLAAGAPTALAAGPGGSGGPGAPAAQRPAAAALRAPLPDGLGPCVPGRCPDPYPQIGFDGNPKGRDNGINIFVGGDFRVRERAAEAEGRVVVLGTFDQDKVAGASSVYNIGIVGAGSLVPPPDGADFLTTGGNVHIATGERLISDGGLVRHAGTAPGPGTVTGDLVQDLAAATPYAPLRPRLTAASKCYARTDGQHRPATGTVRNQDGTFVFTGDNTAALQVFAVDADMVGRGGGAIGIRFDRIPAGATVLVNVYGTNRTVNTFSGDITDNANGFNPYRDRLLWNFPDATTLNLNGSGQFQGSVLVAEPASSTTVTLPGMNGRFFTTGDLTHTGVQGGGGGQEFHAYPFNGSLPDCGSTAPVVGQVSVLKQDGEAKPLAGATYELWHETNRTPGAQFANPGGDTKVADCVTPASGICSRPVPLGTYYWRETKAPDGYELAPNPVAALTLTGQNAAAGVRVRMDNTKLPASAEVVLRKSGKDGGALLPGARFELWRETNDRAGLQTGGTDRDERLPGSCTTDAKGSCTVQLPVGERYYWRETQAPAGYDLPANPVTAFDLGEEDVRTGLVVNVVDERKLDPEYTGSIKVLKKDSKTKRPLRGAVFEVWKETNSTAGLQTRGINPDRKVTAGCATDRAGVCEFPELREGAYYVVETDVPEGYVLPRNRVTGPLHLDAKTPDHRLLVTLHNKRDDHGKGKDKGKGKGPKPPRAG; encoded by the coding sequence ATGTCAGCAAGGAACTGGACCCTCGGCGTAGCGATCGGGGCCGTACTGGCCGCCGGGGCGCCCACGGCCCTGGCAGCGGGCCCCGGCGGATCCGGGGGCCCCGGCGCGCCCGCCGCGCAACGGCCGGCGGCGGCCGCCCTGCGGGCTCCGCTGCCCGACGGGCTCGGTCCGTGCGTACCGGGGCGGTGCCCCGACCCGTACCCGCAGATCGGGTTCGACGGGAACCCCAAGGGCCGCGACAACGGCATCAACATCTTCGTCGGCGGCGACTTCCGGGTCCGCGAGCGCGCCGCCGAGGCCGAGGGCCGGGTCGTCGTCCTCGGCACCTTCGACCAGGACAAGGTCGCCGGGGCCAGCAGCGTCTACAACATCGGCATCGTCGGCGCCGGCTCCCTCGTCCCGCCGCCGGACGGGGCGGACTTCCTCACCACCGGCGGGAACGTCCACATCGCCACCGGCGAGCGGCTGATCTCCGACGGCGGCCTGGTCCGCCATGCGGGCACCGCCCCCGGCCCCGGAACCGTCACGGGCGACCTGGTGCAGGACCTGGCGGCCGCCACCCCGTACGCCCCGCTGCGCCCCCGGCTCACCGCGGCGAGCAAGTGCTACGCGCGCACCGACGGGCAGCACCGCCCGGCCACCGGCACCGTCCGCAACCAGGACGGCACCTTCGTCTTCACCGGTGACAACACCGCAGCGCTCCAGGTCTTCGCGGTCGACGCCGACATGGTCGGCCGGGGCGGCGGGGCCATCGGCATCCGCTTCGACCGGATCCCGGCGGGCGCCACCGTACTGGTCAACGTCTACGGCACGAACCGGACCGTCAACACCTTCAGCGGCGACATCACCGACAACGCCAACGGGTTCAACCCCTACCGCGACCGGCTGCTGTGGAACTTCCCGGACGCCACCACCCTCAACCTGAACGGCAGCGGCCAGTTCCAGGGCAGTGTGCTGGTCGCCGAGCCGGCCTCGTCCACCACCGTCACCCTGCCCGGCATGAACGGCCGCTTCTTCACGACCGGCGACCTCACCCACACCGGCGTCCAGGGCGGGGGCGGCGGCCAGGAGTTCCACGCGTACCCGTTCAACGGCAGCCTGCCCGACTGCGGGAGCACGGCACCGGTGGTGGGCCAGGTCTCCGTCCTCAAGCAGGACGGAGAGGCCAAGCCGCTGGCCGGAGCCACGTACGAGCTGTGGCACGAGACGAACCGCACCCCCGGAGCCCAGTTCGCGAACCCCGGCGGCGACACCAAGGTCGCCGACTGCGTCACCCCGGCGAGCGGCATCTGCTCCCGTCCCGTCCCGCTCGGCACGTACTACTGGCGCGAGACGAAGGCGCCGGACGGGTACGAGCTCGCGCCGAACCCCGTGGCCGCACTGACGCTGACGGGGCAGAACGCCGCGGCCGGCGTGCGCGTCCGCATGGACAACACGAAGCTCCCGGCCAGTGCCGAGGTGGTGCTGCGCAAGTCCGGCAAGGACGGCGGGGCGCTCCTGCCCGGTGCCCGGTTCGAGCTGTGGCGCGAGACCAACGACCGTGCGGGCCTGCAGACCGGGGGGACGGACCGGGACGAGCGGCTCCCCGGCTCCTGCACCACGGACGCGAAGGGAAGCTGCACGGTCCAGCTGCCGGTCGGCGAGCGGTACTACTGGCGTGAGACGCAGGCACCGGCCGGCTACGACCTGCCCGCGAACCCGGTCACCGCGTTCGACCTCGGCGAGGAGGACGTGCGGACGGGCCTGGTCGTGAACGTCGTCGACGAGCGGAAGTTGGATCCCGAGTACACGGGGTCGATCAAGGTCCTGAAGAAGGACTCGAAGACGAAGCGCCCGCTGCGCGGGGCGGTATTCGAGGTGTGGAAGGAGACCAACAGCACCGCGGGTCTCCAGACGCGCGGGATCAACCCCGACCGGAAGGTGACGGCGGGCTGCGCGACTGACCGGGCCGGGGTGTGCGAGTTCCCGGAGCTGCGGGAGGGCGCGTACTACGTGGTCGAGACCGACGTCCCGGAGGGCTACGTCCTGCCGCGGAACCGGGTGACGGGCCCGCTCCACCTGGACGCGAAGACCCCGGACCACCGCCTGCTGGTCACCCTCCACAACAAGCGCGACGACCACGGCAAGGGGAAGGACAAGGGCAAGGGCAAGGGCCCGAAGCCGCCCCGGGCCGGATAG
- a CDS encoding polysaccharide deacetylase family protein, translating into MLCYPDRRSALRAGAAVAAGALAAACGTDAPTVPAPSASAARPAKAAPDRPAAPAKAAPAPRRFAGQPVEIGNGPRDRPAVALTFHGNGDPAIARAVLAEAERAGARVTVLAIGAWLDAHPDMARRVLDGGHELGNHTQRHLAINTMPEAQAYAEITGCADRLKRLTGSIGTWFRPSQTQYATPLVRKLAQRAGYPHVLSYDVDSLDFTSPGAATVVRTVIGTIQGGSVVSLHFGYADTVDAMPPLLEELARRKLRAVTTTELLTP; encoded by the coding sequence GTGCTCTGCTACCCGGACCGCCGATCCGCTCTTCGTGCCGGTGCGGCGGTCGCCGCCGGCGCCCTCGCCGCCGCCTGCGGCACGGATGCCCCCACCGTCCCCGCTCCGTCCGCGTCCGCCGCGCGACCCGCGAAGGCGGCCCCGGACAGGCCGGCGGCCCCGGCCAAGGCGGCCCCCGCCCCGCGCCGGTTCGCGGGGCAGCCCGTGGAGATCGGGAACGGCCCGCGCGACCGCCCCGCCGTCGCGCTCACCTTCCACGGCAACGGCGACCCCGCCATCGCCAGGGCGGTCCTCGCCGAGGCGGAGCGCGCGGGCGCGCGGGTCACCGTCCTGGCCATCGGCGCCTGGCTCGACGCCCACCCGGACATGGCCCGCCGGGTCCTGGACGGCGGGCACGAGCTCGGCAACCACACCCAGCGCCACCTCGCGATCAACACCATGCCCGAGGCGCAGGCGTACGCGGAGATCACCGGCTGCGCCGACCGGCTCAAGCGGCTCACCGGCTCCATCGGCACCTGGTTCCGCCCGTCCCAGACCCAGTACGCCACCCCGCTGGTGCGAAAACTCGCCCAGCGGGCCGGCTACCCGCACGTCCTCTCGTACGACGTGGACTCCCTCGACTTCACCTCGCCCGGTGCCGCGACCGTCGTCCGCACCGTCATCGGCACGATCCAAGGCGGATCGGTGGTGAGCCTGCACTTCGGCTACGCGGACACGGTCGACGCGATGCCACCCCTCCTCGAAGAACTCGCGCGCCGCAAGCTGCGCGCGGTGACCACCACGGAGCTGCTGACCCCATGA
- a CDS encoding L,D-transpeptidase, whose protein sequence is MTTGGAADAAGAIGRAAATAALLATATLGPPLPAPGAVAPPAATAPPAADALAACTAGTGPYQRELEGHLRRRADGVQDIRDCEAIRGFQRSNAIRPADGYAGLVTFRTMVAVAARANPNAAGGCPVRPHRVTCVDLERQLLWVQRDSAVVFPPVPVRTGRDDEETRPGWHEVYWRSEDHKSTLYDDAPMPWAQFFDEGQALHGRPGDLYAHGGSAGCVNLSVPDARRLWDLLTEGDAVYVWGTKPGTEG, encoded by the coding sequence ATGACCACAGGCGGCGCGGCAGACGCGGCAGGGGCGATAGGCAGGGCGGCCGCCACGGCCGCGCTCCTCGCGACGGCCACCCTCGGCCCGCCGCTCCCGGCGCCCGGGGCCGTGGCCCCGCCCGCCGCCACGGCCCCGCCCGCGGCCGATGCCCTGGCCGCGTGCACCGCCGGGACCGGGCCCTACCAGCGCGAGCTGGAAGGGCACCTACGCCGCCGGGCCGACGGGGTCCAGGACATCAGGGACTGCGAGGCGATCCGCGGGTTCCAGCGCAGCAACGCGATCCGGCCGGCCGACGGCTACGCCGGGCTGGTCACCTTCCGGACCATGGTCGCGGTCGCCGCCCGCGCGAACCCCAACGCCGCCGGCGGCTGCCCCGTCCGCCCCCACCGGGTGACGTGCGTGGACCTGGAGCGGCAGCTGCTCTGGGTGCAGCGCGACAGCGCGGTCGTCTTCCCGCCCGTGCCCGTCCGCACCGGCCGCGACGACGAGGAGACCCGCCCCGGCTGGCACGAGGTCTACTGGCGCAGCGAGGACCACAAGTCCACGCTCTACGACGACGCCCCCATGCCCTGGGCCCAGTTCTTCGACGAGGGCCAGGCCCTCCACGGCCGCCCCGGCGACCTGTACGCCCACGGCGGCTCCGCCGGCTGCGTCAACCTCTCGGTCCCCGACGCGCGGCGGCTGTGGGACCTGCTGACCGAGGGCGACGCCGTCTACGTCTGGGGCACCAAGCCCGGTACGGAGGGCTGA
- a CDS encoding L,D-transpeptidase: MNLQPIRGRARTGLPALLLGAALLFTSACSAGGNGGGAGGSGGADGGTGTTGTEASKAVVSVKPDDGAKEVATSGILKISTTGGKLTTVTVADTKGNAVEGKLAEDGASWEPARNLASATEYKVHAVAKDEAGRESAKDTTFTTLTPANTFIGQYTPEDGSTVGVGMPVSINFSRGITNPEAVEKAITVTAEPSVPVEGHWFGNDRLDFRPEKYWAAGTKVTLKLALDGVEGRPGVYGKQTRTVTFTVGRSQVTTVDAAEHEMHVVRDGTEIRKVAITAGAPSNTTYNGQMVISEKYKVTRMNGATVGFGGEYDISDVPHAMRLTTSGTFVHGNYWASSSTFGSENVSHGCVGLKDVRGAGDGSQPAAWFFNESLIGDVVIVKNSKDNNVAPDNGLNGWNMDWAEWIK, encoded by the coding sequence GTGAACCTGCAGCCGATACGCGGCCGCGCCCGCACCGGCCTGCCGGCCCTCCTGCTGGGCGCGGCCCTGCTGTTCACCAGCGCGTGCAGCGCGGGGGGCAACGGCGGTGGCGCCGGCGGGAGCGGTGGCGCAGACGGGGGTACCGGTACGACCGGCACCGAGGCGTCGAAGGCCGTCGTGAGCGTCAAGCCCGACGACGGGGCCAAGGAGGTCGCCACCAGCGGCATCCTGAAGATATCCACCACGGGCGGCAAGCTCACCACGGTGACCGTCGCCGACACCAAGGGCAACGCGGTGGAGGGCAAGCTCGCCGAGGACGGCGCGAGCTGGGAGCCCGCCCGCAACCTCGCCTCGGCCACCGAGTACAAGGTGCACGCGGTCGCCAAGGACGAGGCCGGCCGCGAGTCCGCGAAGGACACCACCTTCACGACCCTGACCCCGGCGAACACTTTCATCGGCCAGTACACGCCCGAGGACGGCTCGACCGTCGGCGTGGGCATGCCGGTCTCGATCAACTTCTCCCGCGGCATCACCAACCCCGAGGCCGTCGAGAAGGCCATCACGGTGACGGCCGAGCCGTCCGTGCCGGTCGAGGGCCACTGGTTCGGCAACGACCGCCTCGACTTCCGCCCCGAGAAGTACTGGGCCGCCGGTACGAAGGTCACCCTGAAGCTCGCGCTCGACGGGGTCGAAGGCCGCCCGGGGGTCTACGGCAAGCAGACCCGTACGGTCACCTTCACCGTCGGCCGTTCCCAGGTCACCACCGTCGACGCCGCCGAGCACGAGATGCACGTCGTCCGTGACGGCACGGAGATCAGGAAGGTCGCCATCACCGCCGGCGCCCCCTCGAACACCACGTACAACGGGCAGATGGTCATCAGCGAGAAGTACAAGGTGACCCGGATGAACGGCGCCACCGTCGGCTTCGGCGGCGAGTACGACATCTCCGACGTCCCGCACGCGATGCGGCTGACGACCTCCGGCACCTTCGTCCACGGCAACTACTGGGCCTCGTCCAGCACTTTCGGCTCCGAGAACGTCAGCCACGGCTGCGTGGGCCTCAAGGACGTCCGCGGCGCCGGTGACGGCAGCCAGCCCGCCGCCTGGTTCTTCAACGAGTCGCTGATCGGCGACGTGGTCATCGTGAAGAACTCCAAGGACAACAACGTCGCCCCCGACAACGGCCTCAACGGCTGGAACATGGACTGGGCCGAGTGGATCAAGTAG